The Fusarium fujikuroi IMI 58289 draft genome, chromosome FFUJ_chr01 sequence AATGCGGTCCATCAGCAAGGCTCCGATGAATGCACCAGGAAGCgcaaagaagttgatgagtGCTGACCAGCCGATGGACTCTTGCATGGTCTGGTTATTCGAGAAGCCCGCGACTAGAGTTGGTGCCAAGAGGTTGAAAGGGTAGACCACGGCATCGTAGAGGAACCAGGCAGAGCAGCACCCAAGAAGAGGTTTCCAGTAATACTTGATGGCAAGCTTGTACGGTATCTTGTGCTGAATGGCATGCTTCTGGTACTGGGTAGAATCCATTAAACGAAggcggaagaagaagatgccaagTGGGAGCTTACAGAGGTGAGCCAAGAGGTATCAAGTGATTTTGGGGACGACTTACAATGAGGCCGATACCAAAGCAGATGCGCCAGATACCATCATGTGGAACGCCTTTGTATGCTGCGATGACAATAAGGGACACGATactcgaggctgagaaacCGGAGATGATGGCGGCGTTTGTCGCGACAGCAACAAGCATACCACGTCGCTTTCGCATAGCCTCGGTACTATCGGCACACTCTACGGCTTGCGAAGTGCACACGGTATACTCGCCACCTAAACAGTCAGCAACCAATCACATACTGGAAGATATTGTGATGCTCAAAAAGGCATACCTgctccaacaccagcgaCACCGCGGCCAATGACCATCATCCAAAACATACCCTCCACAGTTACGCCGTGTGCTGCGGTGGCAATGACAATACCCTGTGACCTTAATCAGACTATGCTACATGTTGGAGACAGATATACATACCAGAACCAAGAACAGAGTTGTCAGGTAGATTCCAACACGTCGACCGAACCGGTCAATGCAGAGTCCAAAGAGGAGCATGCCGAAGATGTCACCAATGAGGATGGAGTTGGACAACCTGGTCTTGACTTCGGCCGTCATCTGCTTTGGGTATCTACACTTGATCAATACCTCGAGGTATCAGATGAAGGAAAATAGTATAACGTACAGCTTGGCTAGAACTGTGTTCATATATCCGATGATCTGGATGTTGTAGCCATCAGAGAAGAGAGCAACTCCCTGAACCAAGACGTCGAGTTGACCAGGTGTACGCTGGACAGCTCCATCTGCCTCGGTCTCAGCAGATATGCTTTCATCTGACGATACTACCGCAGTCTTGTCTGCAGGCATCTCGTTCTTGTTGCTGATATCTGACATGGCTGGACCTCAAACCTGCAGCTCAGGTAAAACTGTCGCCAGAGTTGATTGATTACAGGATTCATAAAGAAGGCAGTATCTAGGTCTTATATAAAGTTcttactgcttttaatacAACGTAGTCCCTGGATGCTTGGGAGTTCATCGGCGGTATTAAAGTCCCCACTGAATACTCTAGACCATATCTTGTCAAAGGATTCCTAGCATCATACGAATGGATAAAATCATACCCAGAGTTCTCCGAAGTCACCACGAGTATTGTATCCTTCCACGACTTAAGCATTCTCTCCAAGCACGTGGCTTCGGCCAACCCAAGCAGTCGGGTCTTAGGTGCCGGCAATAATGGAACCTCAAGCCGTTAGTGGTGCCGTGTAGATATCTTGGCCCGGCAGTTGGGTTCCGGATAAAGTGGACCGTTGATCGCACGTGGGCTAGGTAAGCTTATCGAAAAGGCAAGACCTGAGGTTAACTTTGATTAAATTCAGTTTTGATGTAACGAAGGATTTCGGGGTCcactttactataaaatagtatCATTGTTCTGAATCAAGATCCTTGACGTCTTGGTGGATAGCGAGAAAACAACAGGCGGAGCCGTATGCTTTCACTGTGACAAGACATTTATGTTTAACCCATATCTTTCCCCATAGATAGAGGGAGGCTATGAGAAGATAATCAGAAGTGAAATCATGAAAAACG is a genomic window containing:
- a CDS encoding related to glycerophosphoinositol transporter, with the translated sequence MSDISNKNEMPADKTAVVSSDESISAETEADGAVQRTPGQLDVLVQGVALFSDGYNIQIIGYMNTVLAKLYPKQMTAEVKTRLSNSILIGDIFGMLLFGLCIDRFGRRVGIYLTTLFLVLGIVIATAAHGVTVEGMFWMMVIGRGVAGVGAGGEYTVCTSQAVECADSTEAMRKRRGMLVAVATNAAIISGFSASSIVSLIVIAAYKGVPHDGIWRICFGIGLILPLGIFFFRLRLMDSTQYQKHAIQHKIPYKLAIKYYWKPLLGCCSAWFLYDAVVYPFNLLAPTLVAGFSNNQTMQESIGWSALINFFALPGAFIGALLMDRIGRRQTYALGWSIVCVFGFVIGGTMYPLNSPSAFPAFVTLYGLFQTFLSVGPGDCNFLVSSESFPTPLRGHFLGFAAAIGKVGAAVGTQALSKCLVSFDDKLKGQQVVFLIGSAISVVGVLCVWFLIPNHPKTLEEEDVRFKAYLEENGYDTSQMGLKG